The nucleotide window TTGTGGACATTGATCCGGAGACGTTCAACATCAACCCCGATCTGCTGGCGGCGGCTATTACTCCGCGCACGAAAGCGATTATGCCAGTGCATCTTTATGGCTATCCGTGCGATATGGACGCCATTATGTCTATCGCTGACCAGCATGGTCTGGCGGTTATTGAGGATGCGGCCCAATCTATTGGCGCCACCTATAAAGGGAAAATGACTGGCAGCTTTGGCACGGGTTGTTTCAGCCTATACGCCACCAAAAATGTGATGTCGGCCGAAGGCGGCATGATCACCACCAATGATGACGATATTGCCCAACGCTGCCGAATGATCCGCAATCATGGGATGCAGCGCCGCTACTACCATGATATGTTGGGTTTTAACTTTCGCATGACCGATCTTCACGCCGCTATTGGGCTGGCGCAGTTAGACCGCCTTGATGAGTTTACGAGCAAGCGTCGTGCTAACGCCGCTTATCTAAACGCCCACATTACCAGCGTGAAGACCCCGACTGTGCAGGAAGGGTACGATCATGTCTGGCATCAATACACTGTCCGCGTCAACGGTGGCCGTAACCGGGATGAAGCAGTCAAGCAGTTGACGGAAGCAGGCATTGGCACGGGTATTTTTTACCCTGTACCGGCCAATAAGCAGAGCCATCTGGCGGCGATGGGGTTGGGCGGCGATACCTTGCCCGTTACCGAGCAGATAGCCACTGAGGTGATTTCGCTGCCGGTGCATCCGCAGCTTTCCCAGAGTGATTTAGAGACGATTGTCAGTGAGGTGAACAAGCTATGAGCGCCAAAGTTGCCGTTATCGGCGTAGGCTCTATGGGGCGCAACCATGCCCGCGTGTATACGGAATTACCGGAGGCGACGCTGGTTGGCGTGGTTGACGCCAACGAAGCGGCTGCCGCCCAAATTGCCCGGCGTTATGGCACGGAGAGCTATACCGACTACATTCGTCTGTTAGATGAACAAAAACCGGAAGCTGTCACCATTGCCGTACCCACTGTGGATCATCTGGAAGTGGCCCTGGCTGTTATTGAGCGGGGCATTCATTTGTTGATTGAAAAGCCGATTGCTTTTACCGGCGATGAGGCGCGTCAGATTATCCAGGCGGCCGATGCGGCGGGAGTTAAGCTGATGATCGGCCATATTGAACGGTTTAACCCGGCCGTCACTGCCTTGAAAAACCGGCTGGCTGCTGGTGAGTTGGGGCGCGTCTTTCAGATGGACGCCCACCGGCAAGGACCCTTCCCGGCCCGCGTGCAGGATGTGGGCGTGGTGATTGATCTGGCCGTTCACGATCTGGATGTGATGCGTTATGTGAGCGGGTCTGAAGTCGTGCGAGTTTATGCTGAAACGGAGCGGCGCATCCATAGTTCCCACGAGGATTTGTTGACCGGTCTGATTCGGATGGATGACGGGGCCATCGGTACGTTGATCATCAACTGGCTGACGCCGACCAAAATCCGCGAACTGTTGGTAACGGGCGAAACTGGCCTGTTCCGCGTGGATTATTTGACCCAAGACCTATACTTTTATGAGAATGCGACGGCCAATGGGGAAGATTGGGACACCATTCGTATGCTGCGCGGCGTCAGCGAGGGGCGAATGATTCGCCATGTGGTGGCCAAGAAAGAACCGCTGCGGGCGGAGCAGGAAGCCTTTTTGGCGGCCGTGCGCGGCGAAGCCCCGGTCGCCGTCACCGGCGAGGATGGTCTGAAGGCGCTGGAACTGGCGCAGGCGGTTGTTACCTCTGGCCTGGAAAACCGGCCCATCAAGATTGGGTAAGAAAATCTATGCTGTCACAATTAAAACAAAAAATTGAACGGAAAGAAGCCGTTATTGGCGTGATTGGCCTGGGGTATGTGGGGCTGCCGGTGGCCGCCGTTTTCGCCCAGACCGGGTTTCAGGTCATTGGCGTAGATATTAAGGCGGAGCGGGTAAACCTTATCAATCAAGGCGTTTGCCCCATTGAGGGGGAAGAGCCGGGATTGGCCGACCTGTTGGCTGAGGTGGCGGGTGCTGGCAAGTTGCAGGCAACGACCGACTACCAGGACTTAAGCCAGGCAGACGTGATCTTGATTGATGTGGAGACGCCGGTTGATGATAACCACCAGCCCCAATATGTGGCCCTGAAAGCGGCCTGCCGCGCCTTAGGGGCGGTTTTACGGGAGGGCGCGTTGGTGATTGTCGAATCTACCATCGCGCCCGGCACGATGGATCGGGTTGTGGGACCGCTGCTGGCGGAAGCGAACGGCCGGGGCATCAATGAGGGCTTTTACCTGGGGGCTTGCCCGGAGCGGGTGATGCCTGGCAAGCTGCTGGCTAATTTGCGCCAGATGAGCCGCGTTTGCGGCGGCAGTACGCCGGAGATTGCCGAATTGATGGTTGCCCTGTACCGTCATATTGTGGCGGCGGATCTGGATGTGGCTGACTGCGTTACCGCCGAACTGGTCAAGACAACGGAAAACGCTTTCCGCGACGTGAATATCGCTTTTGCCAATGAGGTGGCCTTGATTTGCGAGGCGGTGGGCGGTGATGTCTGGCGGGTGCGCGAACTGGTGAATAAAAGCCCCGGCCGGAATATGCACTTCCCTGGTGCGGGCGTGGGCGGACACTGTATTCCCAAGGATCCCTGGCTATTGGCTTACGGCGCTCAGGGGCAACTTGATCTTTCCTTGATTCCGGCGGCGCGGCGGGTCAATAACCAGATGCCGCTGCACATGGTTGACCTGTTGCAGAGCGCCCTGGAGACACAGGGGATTGCTCTGTCCCAGGCGCGGGTGGCGGTGTTGGGGTACGCTTATCTGGAGAATTCTGACGATACGCGCAATACGCCCAGCGCAGTTTTGGTGGAGCGGCTCCGGGCTGCTGGGGCTGAGGTGCGGATTCATGATCCCTGGGTGGCTGAGTACGAGGGCGACTTGTTAGATTGTGTACGCGGTTGTGACGCGGCCGTCTTGATGGTGGCTCATACTGCCTATAAAACAGTTGATTTGATAGAAATTGGCGCGATTATGCGCACGCCTGTTTTGATTGATGGTCGTCATCTGTTTAGCTTGAGCCAGGTGAATGCTGGTAATTTTGTATACCGGGTAATAGGGCGGGGAAGCTGACCAGATGGATTTGCCTGAGACTATTGCCGATTCTGCAGAAGCGGTGCTGGTAAAGCGTAAAACCAGCTTTGCTGGAGATGTGCTGAAGCTCGTTTCAGGCACCGCTATTGCCCAATTCTTGGGAATAGCAGCCTCGCCTATCTTAACACGCTTATATCCTCCTGAAGCGTTTGGCATTCTGGCGCTTTTTACTTCAATTACTAGTATTTTAGGTGTGATGGTTTGCATGCGTTACGAATTAGCCATCATGCTTCCGGAAAGTGATGAGGAAGCAGCTAATCTGTTGGGTGTCAGTTTATTTTTTACCATCATTGTCTCCTTATTAACTGTGCTGGTAGTTTGGTTGGTTAAAGAACCTTTGCTATATTGGTTAAATGCACCGGGTTTAAGACCTTATCTCTGGTTGCTGCCAGTGGCCGTTTTTGTGTCCGGTGTTTTTGGATCCCTTAATTACTGGAATTCTCGCACTAAACATTTTGGTCGAATTTCTATTGCCCAGGTGAGCCGATCCGTACTTTCTACTTCGGTGCAGCTTGGACTTGGGTTTGTGGGGTTTGCCACCGGTGGTACTCTTATCGGCGCCAGTGTGGGTGGGAGTGCGTTAGCCACCGCGGTTCTTGGTGGACAGACCTGGCGGGAAGACAAAAAGCTGTTTCTGGGATCTATCAAGTGGCAAGAAATGTTGCAAGAGATCAAGCGATATCGTAAGTTCCCACTTTACGACACATGGTCAGCTTTGCTCAATACAGCTTCGTGGCAATTACCAGTACTTATGCTATCGAGTTTCTTCTCTTCAACTATTGTTGGCTACTATGCTTTTGGTTATCGAATTCTACAAATACCAATGAGTTTCATTGGCAGCGCCATTGGTCAGGTATTTTTTCAACGGGCCTCGGAAGCTCACTTACGTGGAGAGCTAGCTGCTGTAGTAGAAAACACCTTTCAACGATTGGTGATGATTGGGTTATTTCCTATGCTGATGTTGACTTTCATCGGCCATGATCTTTTTGCCGTAATTTTTGGTGCGACTTGGGCAGAGGCTGGTGTATATACCCAGATACTTAGCATTTGGGCCTTTCTTTGGTTTGTTTCCTCTCCATTAAGTACGATATTCAACACATTAGAAAAACAAGAATTCCTTCTCAAATTCAACATGGTAAATTTTGCAACCCGCTTTGCCGCCCTTTATATGGGTGGTATCTTGCAGGAACCCCGTATAGCCGTTTCCTTGTTTGCAGGTACCGGAGTGCTTGTTTATGGATATCTATTGTTGTCAATCTTAACAGCTGCCGGTGTGAGCTTGCATAGAATCGTGCAAATTTTGACTAAACCTGTGCTTATGTTTTTGCCTGCTGGCAGTGTTTTGCTTTACCTGTTTATGGCCGACAGTAAGATTGAAATACGTTTGTTGGTAGCAGGATTCCTGTTGGGTCTATATTTTTTGTTTTTAATTAAGACACAATTTACATTTAACATAATTAAGTAAAAAATCTTGAGCTTAATGTCCGATAAACAAGAAATCCGATGCACTAACCAAGGTTTTATGGAGGCAGAACATGAGAGGATATGATCGAGAAAAGAATCTGGATAGAGAAATCTATTATTCAGATCATTATTTTTCTTATGGGCAATTGTGGTCATTTACTGAGCAAATATATCATATTAGCCAATTTAAACCTCAAAGACTAATTGAGGTGGGCGTCGGAAATGGTTTTGTTTCAGGATTCTTCAAAACAATGGGGATCCATGTAAAAACATTTGATATTAACCCTAACCTTTTTCCTGATATTGTTGCCCCTTTACATGATCTAAGTGATTTTGTACATTCAAATGAATTTGATTTAATATCGTGTTGCGAAGTGTTGGAACATATACCTTTTGAGGAGTTTGAAAACTTGATCGGACAGTTTTCTACTCTCTCAGAGAGACTATTTCTCACTCTTCCTGTCCATAGCAAATATATAGGGTTTGGCGGACTTATCAGATTACCTAAATTCCTTCGATGGGTTGGCATTTGGTTAAGGCTGCCCATGAAATCAAGGCAATTGTTTGACTCGCACTTCTGGGAAATTGATTATGACGATAAGACTAGTAAAAAGGAAATACTAGGCTTATTAAACAAATACTATTGGAAAGTGGAAACAGGGTTGTTTAAGGCCAATCCTTATCATCGCTACTTTAGTTGTTCAGAATCCAGAAATCTGAAGAAAAGCTGAACCTAATGTAGTGTATTGTTTTGCTATGTTCTGTCTCTTATCTGAACCTTAGAGTTGATTCTGAATAAATTTCAAGATACTTCTGCTTTTATATGGCATTATGAAGCGTTTGAGCTTTTCTACAGGCAAAAGGGATCTTCAAAGCCCTATCTACTCTCGTGCAATCGTGCTAGTTATTATCATTATTGCGCTGTTCCCTCGAGTTCGAGCAGTAGTAGGAGACACAAAAGAAAATGTGGCAGATTTACCAGCACTTTCGGTGCTTGCTACTGATGTTCTTGTCAAAACACCTATATCGCCATGTTACTATGGATTATCTTTGACTTTTCCAGAGGCGGCGCTTATGTCAAAGCAAGTGGAATACTCTGGAAACAGTGCAGATATAACTTGCCTTCAACAACAACTGGCTTTATTCCCTCAAGGAAGAAGTGATATCCTGGCTATACTACAACTCGATGCGTATTGGGAGTCTGGCTACCATGAACAGGCGTGTAAGCAGATTAAGAGCCCAGAAGCAATTTATAAGGCAATCCAACTGGCTCAGCAGTCAGCAGTGTCTGGCGATTATGAAACCACGGCAATCTATTTAGATTGCATTGAGTGGATGAAACGGCGATCATCACACCATTCTGCGGCCATGCTTTACCGCGAATTAGGTATCTATTATCAAGAAAGGGGCATGAGTGCAGAAGCATTTCGAGCGTACAAATTTGCAGGCGAACTGCATCCTACAGTTTGGGCTGAGCCATACATTGCGCAGTCTGATATACTCTGGCACTCAGGTCAGCAAGAAATGGCTATCCAGGTACTAGAAAGCGCGTTAGCACGAAGTACAAACGCAACGGCAACGTATCAACTGGCCAGGGCTCTTGGTCTACGCTTGGAG belongs to Candidatus Leptovillus gracilis and includes:
- a CDS encoding DegT/DnrJ/EryC1/StrS family aminotransferase; translated protein: MIPISKPFIGEAEKQAVMAVLDSGMLAQGPRTAAFEEKFAAVCGVKHAVAASSGTTALHIALLAHGIGPGDEVITTPFTFIASVNSIVYTGAKPVFVDIDPETFNINPDLLAAAITPRTKAIMPVHLYGYPCDMDAIMSIADQHGLAVIEDAAQSIGATYKGKMTGSFGTGCFSLYATKNVMSAEGGMITTNDDDIAQRCRMIRNHGMQRRYYHDMLGFNFRMTDLHAAIGLAQLDRLDEFTSKRRANAAYLNAHITSVKTPTVQEGYDHVWHQYTVRVNGGRNRDEAVKQLTEAGIGTGIFYPVPANKQSHLAAMGLGGDTLPVTEQIATEVISLPVHPQLSQSDLETIVSEVNKL
- a CDS encoding Gfo/Idh/MocA family oxidoreductase, with the protein product MSAKVAVIGVGSMGRNHARVYTELPEATLVGVVDANEAAAAQIARRYGTESYTDYIRLLDEQKPEAVTIAVPTVDHLEVALAVIERGIHLLIEKPIAFTGDEARQIIQAADAAGVKLMIGHIERFNPAVTALKNRLAAGELGRVFQMDAHRQGPFPARVQDVGVVIDLAVHDLDVMRYVSGSEVVRVYAETERRIHSSHEDLLTGLIRMDDGAIGTLIINWLTPTKIRELLVTGETGLFRVDYLTQDLYFYENATANGEDWDTIRMLRGVSEGRMIRHVVAKKEPLRAEQEAFLAAVRGEAPVAVTGEDGLKALELAQAVVTSGLENRPIKIG
- a CDS encoding nucleotide sugar dehydrogenase, with the protein product MLSQLKQKIERKEAVIGVIGLGYVGLPVAAVFAQTGFQVIGVDIKAERVNLINQGVCPIEGEEPGLADLLAEVAGAGKLQATTDYQDLSQADVILIDVETPVDDNHQPQYVALKAACRALGAVLREGALVIVESTIAPGTMDRVVGPLLAEANGRGINEGFYLGACPERVMPGKLLANLRQMSRVCGGSTPEIAELMVALYRHIVAADLDVADCVTAELVKTTENAFRDVNIAFANEVALICEAVGGDVWRVRELVNKSPGRNMHFPGAGVGGHCIPKDPWLLAYGAQGQLDLSLIPAARRVNNQMPLHMVDLLQSALETQGIALSQARVAVLGYAYLENSDDTRNTPSAVLVERLRAAGAEVRIHDPWVAEYEGDLLDCVRGCDAAVLMVAHTAYKTVDLIEIGAIMRTPVLIDGRHLFSLSQVNAGNFVYRVIGRGS
- a CDS encoding oligosaccharide flippase family protein; this translates as MDLPETIADSAEAVLVKRKTSFAGDVLKLVSGTAIAQFLGIAASPILTRLYPPEAFGILALFTSITSILGVMVCMRYELAIMLPESDEEAANLLGVSLFFTIIVSLLTVLVVWLVKEPLLYWLNAPGLRPYLWLLPVAVFVSGVFGSLNYWNSRTKHFGRISIAQVSRSVLSTSVQLGLGFVGFATGGTLIGASVGGSALATAVLGGQTWREDKKLFLGSIKWQEMLQEIKRYRKFPLYDTWSALLNTASWQLPVLMLSSFFSSTIVGYYAFGYRILQIPMSFIGSAIGQVFFQRASEAHLRGELAAVVENTFQRLVMIGLFPMLMLTFIGHDLFAVIFGATWAEAGVYTQILSIWAFLWFVSSPLSTIFNTLEKQEFLLKFNMVNFATRFAALYMGGILQEPRIAVSLFAGTGVLVYGYLLLSILTAAGVSLHRIVQILTKPVLMFLPAGSVLLYLFMADSKIEIRLLVAGFLLGLYFLFLIKTQFTFNIIK
- a CDS encoding methyltransferase domain-containing protein is translated as MRGYDREKNLDREIYYSDHYFSYGQLWSFTEQIYHISQFKPQRLIEVGVGNGFVSGFFKTMGIHVKTFDINPNLFPDIVAPLHDLSDFVHSNEFDLISCCEVLEHIPFEEFENLIGQFSTLSERLFLTLPVHSKYIGFGGLIRLPKFLRWVGIWLRLPMKSRQLFDSHFWEIDYDDKTSKKEILGLLNKYYWKVETGLFKANPYHRYFSCSESRNLKKS
- a CDS encoding tetratricopeptide repeat protein produces the protein MKRLSFSTGKRDLQSPIYSRAIVLVIIIIALFPRVRAVVGDTKENVADLPALSVLATDVLVKTPISPCYYGLSLTFPEAALMSKQVEYSGNSADITCLQQQLALFPQGRSDILAILQLDAYWESGYHEQACKQIKSPEAIYKAIQLAQQSAVSGDYETTAIYLDCIEWMKRRSSHHSAAMLYRELGIYYQERGMSAEAFRAYKFAGELHPTVWAEPYIAQSDILWHSGQQEMAIQVLESALARSTNATATYQLARALGLRLEEMGLQRPAYCAMRRALQVEGAVALNSAPETWRMDLRQRISRLEDSEIINDRLYPEVCDGSQ